A genomic window from Bradyrhizobium lupini includes:
- a CDS encoding 3-hydroxybutyryl-CoA dehydrogenase — MAAVIKKVGVIGAGQMGNGIAHVAALAGFDVVLNDISTDRLKSGMATINGNLTRQVSKKAVSEDDKAKAMARIVAGEKLDDLADCDLVIETAVEKEEVKRKIFHDLCAVLKPEAIVASDTSSISITRLAAATDRPERFIGIHFMNPVPLMELVELIRGIATDDQTFEASKEFVGKLGKQVAVSEDFPAFIVNRILLPMINEAIYTLYEGVGNVEAIDAAMKLGAHHPMGPLELADFIGLDTCLSIMQVLHEGLADSKYRPCPLLVKYVEAGWLGRKTQRGFYDYRGAKPIPTR; from the coding sequence ATGGCGGCAGTAATCAAGAAGGTCGGCGTGATCGGCGCGGGGCAGATGGGCAATGGCATCGCGCATGTCGCTGCGTTGGCCGGCTTCGACGTGGTGCTCAACGATATTTCGACCGACCGCCTCAAGTCAGGCATGGCCACGATCAACGGCAATTTGACGCGCCAGGTCTCCAAGAAGGCCGTCAGCGAGGACGACAAAGCCAAGGCGATGGCGCGTATCGTAGCCGGCGAGAAGCTGGACGATCTCGCGGACTGCGATCTCGTGATCGAGACCGCCGTCGAGAAGGAAGAGGTCAAGCGCAAGATTTTTCACGATCTCTGCGCTGTGTTGAAGCCCGAGGCGATCGTCGCTTCCGATACTTCCTCGATCTCGATCACGCGGCTGGCCGCCGCCACTGACCGGCCCGAACGCTTCATCGGCATTCACTTTATGAATCCGGTGCCGTTGATGGAACTGGTGGAGTTGATCCGCGGCATCGCCACCGACGACCAGACCTTCGAGGCGTCAAAGGAATTCGTAGGCAAGCTCGGCAAACAGGTCGCGGTCTCCGAGGATTTCCCGGCCTTCATCGTCAACCGCATCCTGCTGCCGATGATCAACGAGGCGATTTACACGCTGTACGAAGGCGTGGGCAACGTCGAGGCGATCGACGCGGCGATGAAGCTCGGCGCGCACCATCCGATGGGCCCGCTGGAGCTCGCTGATTTCATCGGCCTCGATACCTGCCTGTCGATCATGCAGGTGCTGCATGAGGGCCTCGCCGACTCCAAGTACCGCCCGTGCCCGCTGCTGGTGAAATACGTCGAGGCGGGCTGGCTCGGTCGCAAGACCCAGCGCGGTTTTTACGACTACCGCGGCGCCAAGCCGATTCCGACGAGATAA
- a CDS encoding TlpA disulfide reductase family protein: MLDPNDRLDQRTARSATRRIPVVIATVVVGGLAGFAALYGLGLGRAPSGDPACRAAVNTAQKIAPLAHGEVAALTMATAPLKLPDLAFEDADGRPKKLSDFRGKTLLVNLWATWCVPCRKEMPALDELQGKLSGPNFEVVAINIDTRDPEKPKTFLKEANLIRLGYFSDQKAKVFQDLKAIGRALGMPTSVLVDPQGCEIATIAGPAEWASEDALKLIRAATGKAAASF, translated from the coding sequence ATGCTCGACCCCAACGACAGGCTCGACCAAAGGACAGCACGGTCGGCCACGCGCCGTATCCCCGTGGTCATCGCCACCGTGGTGGTCGGGGGCCTGGCTGGCTTTGCCGCGCTGTACGGGCTGGGCCTGGGCCGGGCCCCCTCCGGCGATCCCGCCTGCCGGGCCGCGGTGAACACCGCACAGAAGATCGCGCCGCTTGCCCATGGCGAGGTGGCGGCGCTGACCATGGCGACCGCACCGCTAAAGCTGCCGGACCTGGCCTTCGAGGACGCCGACGGCAGGCCGAAGAAGCTGTCGGATTTCCGCGGCAAGACGCTGCTGGTGAACCTCTGGGCCACCTGGTGCGTGCCCTGCCGCAAGGAAATGCCGGCGTTGGACGAGCTCCAGGGCAAACTTTCGGGCCCGAATTTCGAGGTGGTGGCGATCAATATCGACACCCGCGACCCCGAGAAGCCCAAGACGTTTCTGAAAGAGGCCAATCTCATCAGGCTCGGCTATTTCAGCGATCAGAAAGCCAAGGTTTTTCAGGATCTTAAGGCGATAGGCCGGGCCTTGGGCATGCCCACCTCGGTGCTGGTCGATCCTCAAGGCTGCGAGATCGCGACGATCGCGGGGCCGGCGGAATGGGCGAGCGAGGATGCGCTCAAGCTGATCCGGGCTGCGACGGGCAAAGCCGCAGCGTCGTTCTAA
- the argH gene encoding argininosuccinate lyase — MSNKMWGGRFSERPDEIMEEINVSIDVDRHLFAQDIAASKAHAAMLAAQGIITDSDAKNIGKGLDTILSEIGKGAFEFKRALEDIHMNVESRLSELIGPAAGRLHTARSRNDQVATDFRLYVRDVLDETDASLAAFQQALVERALEHAGTVMPGFTHLQTAQPVTFGHHLLAYVEMAARDRGRFQDARKRLNESPLGAAALAGTSFPIDRHATAKALGFERPMANSLDAVSDRDFVLETLSAASICAVHMSRFAEEIVIWTSPLVGMIRLSDKFTTGSSIMPQKRNPDAAELVRAKTGRVIGALNGLLIVMKGLPLAYQKDMQEDKQGAMEGFAALSLAIRAMTGMVRDLVPDEAKMKLAAGEGYATATDLADWLVRTLKMPFREAHHVTGRIVAKAAEDGVALHELPLREMQAIEAKITKDVLGVLSVESSVKSRTSFGGTSPKNVASQAKAWLKRLEKERKLG; from the coding sequence ATGAGCAACAAGATGTGGGGCGGCCGGTTCTCGGAACGTCCCGACGAGATCATGGAAGAGATCAACGTCTCCATCGACGTCGATCGTCACCTCTTTGCCCAGGACATTGCCGCGTCCAAGGCCCACGCCGCGATGCTGGCCGCGCAGGGCATCATCACGGACTCTGATGCGAAAAATATCGGCAAGGGTCTAGACACGATTTTGTCAGAGATCGGCAAGGGCGCCTTCGAATTCAAGCGCGCGCTCGAGGACATTCACATGAATGTCGAGAGCCGCCTGTCCGAGCTGATCGGCCCTGCCGCCGGCCGCTTGCACACCGCGCGCTCGCGTAACGACCAGGTCGCGACCGATTTCCGTCTCTATGTCCGCGATGTCCTCGATGAGACCGATGCCTCGCTCGCCGCGTTCCAGCAGGCGCTGGTCGAGCGCGCGCTGGAGCACGCCGGAACGGTCATGCCGGGCTTCACGCATCTGCAGACCGCGCAGCCGGTGACCTTCGGCCACCATCTGCTCGCCTATGTCGAGATGGCCGCGCGCGATCGCGGCCGTTTCCAGGACGCGCGCAAGCGGCTGAATGAGTCCCCGCTCGGAGCTGCAGCGCTCGCCGGTACCTCGTTCCCGATCGACCGTCACGCCACGGCGAAGGCGCTCGGTTTTGAGCGTCCGATGGCGAACTCGCTCGATGCGGTCTCCGATCGCGACTTCGTGCTGGAGACGCTGTCGGCGGCCTCGATCTGCGCCGTGCACATGTCGCGCTTTGCCGAGGAGATCGTGATCTGGACCTCGCCGCTGGTCGGCATGATCCGCCTCAGCGACAAGTTCACCACGGGATCCTCGATCATGCCGCAGAAGCGCAATCCTGACGCCGCCGAGCTGGTGCGCGCCAAGACCGGCCGCGTCATCGGCGCGCTCAATGGGCTGCTGATCGTCATGAAGGGCCTGCCGCTCGCCTATCAAAAGGACATGCAGGAGGACAAGCAGGGCGCCATGGAAGGCTTCGCCGCGCTGTCGCTCGCGATCCGCGCCATGACCGGCATGGTCCGAGATCTCGTGCCTGATGAAGCGAAGATGAAGCTTGCTGCAGGCGAGGGCTACGCCACCGCGACCGATCTTGCCGACTGGCTGGTGCGGACGCTGAAGATGCCGTTCCGCGAGGCCCATCACGTCACCGGCCGCATTGTCGCGAAAGCCGCCGAGGACGGCGTGGCGCTGCACGAGCTGCCGCTGAGGGAGATGCAGGCAATCGAAGCGAAGATCACGAAAGACGTGCTTGGCGTGCTCTCGGTCGAATCGTCGGTGAAGAGCCGGACCAGTTTCGGCGGTACCTCGCCGAAGAACGTGGCATCGCAGGCCAAGGCCTGGCTGAAGCGGCTGGAAAAAGAGCGAAAATTGGGCTGA
- a CDS encoding lipoprotein, whose protein sequence is MTSKFRPAGSGWAIIVLSLTALALAGCGRKGPLDLPPTASSASTANVAPPTDTETEAQKTPSVFNPTYGADAAPAATKGRKKPFILDPLLDERPSR, encoded by the coding sequence GTGACGTCAAAGTTTCGCCCGGCCGGCTCGGGGTGGGCCATCATTGTCTTGAGCCTGACGGCGCTCGCGCTTGCCGGCTGTGGCCGCAAGGGCCCGCTGGATCTGCCGCCGACCGCCTCCAGCGCGTCAACGGCCAACGTCGCGCCGCCGACCGATACCGAGACCGAAGCCCAGAAGACGCCGAGCGTGTTCAATCCCACCTATGGCGCGGACGCCGCACCGGCGGCGACCAAGGGCAGGAAGAAACCGTTTATCCTCGACCCGCTCCTGGACGAAAGACCCAGCCGATAG
- the lysA gene encoding diaminopimelate decarboxylase has protein sequence MNHFDYRNGVLHAEAVNLSELAATVGTPFYCYSTATLERHYRVFTDAFADEKVLVCYAMKANSNQSVLRTLARLGAGADVVSGGELKRALAAGIPASKILFSGVGKTEAELRAALAADILCLNVESEPELELLSRLATETGKTARISIRVNPDVEAGTHAKISTGKSENKFGIPIAHAREVYARAAKLPGIEVTGTDVHIGSQITDLSKMEIAFRILSEFVQTLRADGHNISHVDFGGGLGIPYYMDREAPPAPDAYAAMVKRVSHNLGCTLMFEPGRMIVGNAGILVAKVIYVKHGDGKNFVIIDAAMNDLIRPTLYEAHHDILPVTQPATGAATIMADVVGPVCETGDYLALDRTLPTPKPGDLIAIMTAGAYGAVQAGTYNTRPLVPEVLVKGDQYAVVRPRIEVEQLIAMDTPAPWL, from the coding sequence ATGAATCATTTTGACTATCGCAACGGCGTGCTGCACGCCGAGGCGGTGAACCTGTCCGAGCTGGCTGCAACCGTCGGCACGCCGTTCTATTGCTATTCGACCGCGACGCTCGAGCGGCACTATCGCGTTTTCACCGACGCCTTCGCGGACGAGAAGGTGCTGGTCTGCTACGCCATGAAGGCAAATTCCAACCAGTCGGTGCTGCGCACGCTGGCCAGGCTCGGCGCCGGCGCGGACGTGGTGTCCGGCGGCGAATTGAAGCGCGCGCTGGCCGCCGGCATTCCAGCAAGCAAGATCCTGTTCTCCGGCGTCGGCAAGACGGAAGCCGAGCTGCGCGCTGCGCTGGCGGCCGACATCCTCTGCCTCAATGTCGAATCCGAGCCCGAGCTCGAGCTGCTGTCGCGCCTTGCGACCGAGACCGGGAAGACCGCGCGGATCTCGATCCGTGTCAATCCTGACGTCGAGGCCGGCACGCATGCGAAGATTTCGACCGGCAAGTCCGAGAACAAGTTCGGCATCCCGATCGCGCATGCCCGCGAGGTCTATGCCCGCGCCGCGAAGCTGCCGGGCATCGAGGTCACAGGCACCGACGTACATATCGGCAGCCAGATCACTGACCTCTCCAAGATGGAGATCGCGTTCCGCATCCTCTCCGAATTCGTGCAGACGCTGCGTGCCGACGGCCACAACATCTCGCATGTCGATTTCGGCGGCGGTCTCGGCATTCCCTATTACATGGACCGCGAGGCGCCGCCGGCGCCCGACGCCTATGCCGCGATGGTCAAGCGCGTCAGCCACAATCTCGGCTGCACGCTGATGTTCGAACCGGGCCGCATGATCGTCGGCAATGCCGGCATCCTGGTCGCCAAGGTGATCTATGTGAAGCACGGTGACGGCAAGAATTTCGTCATCATCGACGCCGCCATGAACGATCTGATCCGCCCGACGCTGTACGAGGCCCATCACGACATTCTGCCGGTGACGCAGCCTGCGACGGGGGCCGCGACCATCATGGCCGACGTCGTCGGCCCGGTCTGCGAGACCGGCGACTATCTCGCACTCGATCGCACGCTACCGACGCCAAAGCCCGGCGACCTCATCGCCATCATGACCGCCGGCGCCTACGGCGCAGTGCAGGCCGGCACCTACAATACGCGGCCGCTGGTGCCCGAAGTGCTGGTGAAGGGCGACCAGTACGCGGTCGTGCGTCCGCGCATCGAGGTCGAGCAATTGATCGCGATGGATACGCCGGCGCCGTGGCTGTGA
- a CDS encoding SRPBCC family protein encodes MKKYDSTASRLLVSVRSAAICTLGLGVGVMPASAANLTRSIEVSSAAAEVWSFIGPFCAIKDWLPPVGQCIADGKSPPTRTLVTRDGKASFVETQTARNDKDYSYSYAFLSSPLPVSQYKSTIKVTAKGEGASVVTWTGIYTPDPGREKEAVDALGGVYDSGLAAIRDRFKK; translated from the coding sequence ATGAAGAAATACGATTCAACGGCTTCCAGATTGCTCGTTTCGGTTCGCAGCGCCGCGATTTGCACCCTCGGCCTGGGCGTCGGCGTCATGCCGGCGTCCGCCGCCAATCTGACGAGGAGCATCGAGGTCAGCAGTGCTGCGGCCGAGGTGTGGTCGTTCATCGGGCCGTTCTGCGCGATCAAGGATTGGCTGCCGCCGGTGGGGCAGTGCATTGCGGACGGCAAGTCGCCGCCAACCCGGACGCTCGTCACCAGGGACGGCAAGGCCTCGTTCGTGGAGACGCAGACTGCGCGGAACGACAAAGACTACAGCTACTCCTACGCGTTCCTGTCGAGCCCACTGCCGGTGAGCCAGTACAAGTCGACCATCAAGGTCACGGCAAAGGGTGAAGGCGCATCGGTGGTGACATGGACCGGCATCTACACGCCCGACCCGGGGCGGGAGAAGGAAGCGGTCGATGCCCTCGGCGGCGTCTATGATTCCGGCCTCGCCGCAATCAGGGACCGGTTCAAGAAGTAG
- a CDS encoding helix-turn-helix domain-containing protein, translating to MTIGSYRQFCPVAMAAEILCTRWTVVLLRELVAGSTRFNELRRGVPRMSPALLSQRLKELEAAGIIIRQPSASERGVIEYQLTASGRELGPIVEAFGIWGQRRIESDLSLQHLDVQLLMWDMRRNLNTTPMPTRRSVLQFAYPELPSTQRLWWLIVDPDDSVDLCSIDPGFDVDLYVSVDLRTMTAIWMGLDSVRAAAASRRMLLTGDRQLAAAMQSWLGLSPFAKERKLAS from the coding sequence ATGACCATCGGCAGCTACAGGCAGTTCTGTCCGGTCGCGATGGCGGCCGAGATATTGTGCACGCGCTGGACCGTCGTGCTGCTACGTGAACTCGTCGCCGGCTCGACCCGGTTCAACGAGTTGCGCCGCGGCGTTCCCCGCATGTCGCCTGCGCTGCTTTCCCAGCGCCTCAAGGAACTCGAAGCTGCAGGCATCATCATCCGCCAGCCGTCGGCTTCCGAGCGCGGCGTGATCGAGTATCAGCTGACCGCTTCCGGACGCGAACTCGGCCCCATCGTCGAGGCGTTCGGCATCTGGGGCCAGCGCCGCATCGAGTCGGATCTGTCGCTTCAGCATCTCGATGTCCAGCTGTTGATGTGGGACATGCGGCGGAATTTGAACACGACGCCGATGCCGACCCGCCGCAGCGTGCTGCAGTTCGCGTATCCGGAATTACCTTCGACGCAGCGATTGTGGTGGCTGATCGTCGATCCCGACGACAGTGTCGATCTCTGCTCGATTGATCCCGGTTTCGACGTTGACCTTTACGTGTCGGTTGATCTGCGCACCATGACGGCGATCTGGATGGGACTCGATTCCGTGCGGGCGGCCGCCGCAAGCCGGCGGATGCTGCTCACCGGCGATCGGCAGCTTGCCGCGGCCATGCAAAGTTGGCTCGGCCTTAGCCCGTTCGCCAAGGAACGCAAGCTGGCGAGCTGA
- a CDS encoding DUF1330 domain-containing protein, with product MTAYLIADIKVTDGKWVPDYAASVHELVHKHGGKYLSRSGNVKTLEGAPLDTSLIAIMSFPTAKAAESFVTDPAYGRFAAARRGGSESRFQLIDDTDLAGTIPYLAKA from the coding sequence ATGACAGCGTATCTGATCGCGGACATCAAAGTGACTGACGGAAAGTGGGTGCCGGACTACGCCGCGTCCGTCCACGAGCTGGTGCACAAGCATGGCGGCAAGTATCTTTCCCGCAGCGGCAATGTGAAAACTCTTGAAGGTGCCCCTCTCGACACATCGCTGATCGCGATCATGTCTTTTCCCACGGCGAAAGCGGCGGAGTCCTTCGTTACTGATCCCGCCTACGGCCGATTCGCGGCAGCGCGCAGGGGCGGCAGCGAGAGCCGTTTCCAGTTGATCGACGATACGGACTTGGCCGGCACGATCCCCTATCTCGCCAAGGCTTGA
- a CDS encoding NAD(P)-dependent oxidoreductase, translating into MDIGFIGLGNMGFPMARRLIEAGHRLVVFDTRQEVVDKLVARGATAATSPKDVADQVETVMASLPSLQASLAVATGPNGVIEGSRVKRFVDLSTVGSAMAVKIHGLLAKHDIVQIDCPVSGGVGGAEKGTLAVMVSGPKTEFELLKPALDVIGKVFFIGEKPGAAQTMKLANNFLSATAIVATSEAVVMGVKAGLDPAVMIDVINAGSGMNTASRDKFPRSVLPRSFDFGFATGLMVKDVRLALEEMKQLGLSMEVAEAVCRLWETVISTEGAESDFTAAIKPIEKRAGVVVGGRPPG; encoded by the coding sequence ATGGACATCGGATTCATCGGCCTCGGAAATATGGGTTTCCCGATGGCACGGCGGCTGATCGAGGCCGGCCACCGGCTCGTCGTATTCGACACGCGCCAGGAGGTCGTCGACAAGCTGGTGGCGCGCGGCGCCACTGCGGCGACGTCGCCGAAGGACGTCGCCGACCAGGTCGAGACCGTCATGGCGAGCCTGCCTTCGCTGCAGGCTTCGCTCGCGGTTGCGACGGGGCCGAACGGCGTGATCGAGGGAAGCCGCGTCAAACGCTTCGTCGATCTCTCCACCGTCGGCTCAGCGATGGCGGTGAAGATTCACGGCCTGCTCGCCAAGCATGACATCGTGCAGATCGACTGCCCAGTTTCCGGCGGCGTCGGCGGCGCCGAGAAAGGCACTCTCGCGGTAATGGTCTCGGGGCCGAAGACCGAGTTCGAGCTGCTCAAGCCCGCGCTCGATGTCATCGGGAAAGTGTTCTTCATTGGCGAGAAGCCCGGCGCGGCGCAGACCATGAAGCTCGCCAACAACTTCTTGTCGGCCACCGCGATCGTGGCGACCTCGGAAGCGGTGGTGATGGGCGTCAAGGCGGGGCTCGATCCCGCCGTGATGATCGACGTCATCAATGCCGGCTCCGGCATGAACACCGCGAGCCGCGACAAGTTTCCGCGCTCGGTGCTGCCGCGCAGCTTCGACTTCGGCTTCGCCACGGGATTGATGGTGAAGGACGTGCGGCTGGCGCTGGAGGAGATGAAGCAGCTCGGCCTGTCGATGGAGGTCGCGGAGGCGGTCTGCCGGTTGTGGGAGACGGTCATCAGCACGGAAGGCGCCGAGTCCGATTTCACCGCGGCGATCAAGCCGATCGAGAAGAGGGCGGGCGTTGTGGTGGGCGGCAGGCCACCCGGCTAG
- a CDS encoding carboxymuconolactone decarboxylase family protein: protein MDKKMHDKGLEVRKAVLGEAYVNNALKTVDDFNRPFQEMLNEYCWGTVWGREELPRKTRSMLNIAMIAILNRQHEFRAHLKGALTNGVSRDEIREILMQVAIYGGMPAAVDSFRIAREVFAEIDGKA from the coding sequence ATGGACAAGAAGATGCACGACAAGGGCCTGGAAGTCCGCAAAGCAGTGTTGGGCGAGGCCTATGTCAACAACGCCCTGAAGACCGTCGACGACTTCAACCGTCCGTTCCAGGAGATGCTCAACGAATATTGCTGGGGCACGGTGTGGGGCCGCGAGGAGCTGCCGCGCAAGACCCGCAGCATGCTCAACATCGCGATGATCGCGATCCTCAATCGTCAGCACGAATTCCGCGCGCATCTGAAGGGTGCACTCACCAACGGGGTCAGCCGCGACGAGATCCGCGAGATCCTGATGCAGGTCGCAATCTATGGCGGCATGCCGGCCGCGGTTGACAGTTTTCGAATCGCACGCGAGGTGTTCGCGGAGATCGACGGCAAGGCGTGA
- a CDS encoding TIGR02302 family protein: MNGVTPDPSDPIRDGDALSRLKLAQALQRATYAIAWERAWPNLARLLTVVGLFLVVSWAGLWLALPSIARAIGLVVFAGVAIVTLFPLSRFRWPSREEALTRLDRGSGIRHRPATTLTDTLSSQDPVAQALWRAQRERTLASIKRIRAGLPKPRLALHDPWALRALVMVMLVATFFAAGDERAMRLGAAFHWNGVLAPTNVRVDAWVTPPLYTGKPPVILSAANKEAAALPASGPLAVPAGSTLIVRSSGGSLDLVVSGGLKEVAPTEAAPKGTNEKHFAISGDGTAHVRAPSGQPQWAFAATPDRAPTIALAKDPERQARGGLQLTYKIEDDYGVTGADAQIGLRAADTKDGVKDGSKEADTKAAARPLFQPPQFPLVLPNARTRNGVGQTVKDLSEDPYAGADVTLTLTAKDEAGNEAKSEPFNMRLPERLFTNSLARALVEQRRILALDANKNSDVYAALDALMIAPELFTPDAGCYLGLRSLALQLEAARTDDALRDVVGSMWAFAVTIEDDGVAGSVNAALRSAQDALKRALERGASEDEIKALTQKLREAMAGKVRDLARRAEQNPLGPRQPFPAEVQLILDKAVELRQKTQHAKPEQLEELAQQQDVLRQQLQAYRKSANSRAKGARTAPISLRGTGNAEASARASREGDLDRLSCPPPGRLPRCRLGPAGPGSRCAAR; the protein is encoded by the coding sequence TTGAACGGCGTCACCCCCGACCCGTCAGACCCGATCCGCGATGGCGACGCTCTGTCGCGGCTGAAGCTGGCGCAAGCCCTGCAGCGGGCCACTTATGCCATCGCGTGGGAGCGTGCCTGGCCAAATTTGGCGCGGCTTCTCACCGTCGTCGGTCTGTTCCTGGTGGTGTCCTGGGCCGGCCTCTGGCTGGCGCTGCCGTCCATTGCCCGCGCCATCGGTCTCGTCGTTTTCGCCGGCGTCGCGATTGTCACCCTGTTCCCGTTGAGTCGCTTCCGCTGGCCGAGCCGCGAGGAGGCGCTGACCCGACTCGACCGCGGCTCCGGCATCCGTCACCGGCCGGCCACCACGCTGACGGACACGCTGAGCTCGCAGGACCCGGTTGCGCAGGCCTTGTGGCGGGCGCAGCGTGAGCGCACGCTGGCTTCGATCAAGCGCATCCGCGCCGGTCTGCCGAAGCCCCGGCTCGCTCTGCATGATCCCTGGGCGCTGCGCGCGCTGGTCATGGTGATGCTGGTTGCGACCTTCTTCGCTGCCGGCGACGAGCGTGCGATGCGGCTCGGGGCCGCCTTCCACTGGAACGGCGTGCTGGCCCCGACGAATGTTCGCGTCGATGCCTGGGTCACGCCGCCGCTCTACACCGGCAAGCCGCCGGTCATTCTGTCGGCCGCGAACAAGGAGGCCGCCGCGCTGCCGGCCAGCGGCCCGCTTGCCGTTCCCGCCGGCTCGACCCTGATCGTTCGCTCCTCCGGCGGCAGCCTTGATCTTGTCGTCTCCGGCGGCCTCAAGGAAGTAGCGCCCACCGAAGCCGCGCCCAAGGGCACCAACGAGAAGCATTTTGCCATCAGCGGCGACGGCACCGCGCATGTCCGCGCGCCCTCCGGCCAGCCGCAATGGGCGTTTGCGGCAACGCCGGACCGCGCGCCGACGATCGCGCTGGCCAAGGATCCCGAGCGCCAGGCCCGTGGCGGACTCCAGCTCACCTACAAGATCGAGGACGATTACGGCGTCACCGGCGCCGATGCGCAAATCGGCCTGCGTGCCGCCGATACCAAAGATGGTGTCAAGGATGGCAGCAAGGAGGCCGACACCAAGGCCGCCGCGCGGCCGCTATTCCAGCCGCCGCAATTCCCGCTCGTGCTGCCGAATGCGCGCACCCGCAACGGCGTCGGTCAGACGGTGAAGGACCTCAGCGAGGATCCCTATGCCGGTGCCGATGTCACGCTGACCCTCACCGCCAAGGACGAGGCCGGCAACGAGGCCAAGAGCGAGCCCTTCAACATGCGCCTGCCCGAGCGGCTGTTCACCAACTCGCTCGCGCGCGCGCTGGTCGAGCAGCGCCGCATCCTGGCGCTCGACGCCAACAAGAATTCGGATGTCTACGCCGCGCTCGACGCGCTGATGATCGCACCCGAATTGTTCACGCCGGATGCGGGCTGCTATCTCGGCCTGCGCAGTCTGGCGCTGCAGCTGGAAGCCGCCCGCACTGACGACGCGCTGCGCGATGTAGTGGGAAGCATGTGGGCGTTCGCGGTCACCATCGAGGACGACGGTGTCGCCGGCAGCGTCAACGCCGCGCTGCGCTCGGCTCAGGACGCGCTCAAGCGGGCGCTGGAACGCGGCGCCAGCGAGGACGAGATCAAAGCGCTGACGCAAAAGCTTCGCGAGGCGATGGCCGGCAAGGTGCGCGATCTCGCCCGGCGCGCCGAGCAGAATCCGCTTGGACCCCGGCAGCCTTTCCCGGCAGAGGTTCAGCTCATCCTCGACAAGGCGGTCGAGCTGCGACAGAAGACCCAGCATGCCAAGCCCGAGCAGCTCGAAGAGCTGGCGCAGCAGCAGGACGTCTTGCGCCAGCAGCTGCAGGCCTATCGGAAGTCGGCGAACAGCCGGGCGAAGGGGGCGAGGACGGCGCCAATCAGTTTACGCGGGACCGGAAATGCGGAAGCTAGCGCGCGTGCCAGTCGTGAAGGCGATCTCGATCGCCTGTCTTGCCCTCCTCCTGGGAGGCTTCCCCGCTGCCGTCTCGGCCCAGCAGGACCAGGATCCCGATGCGCTGCTCGATAG
- a CDS encoding MJ0042-type zinc finger domain-containing protein codes for MHIVCPHCTTSYAIKPASLGANGRTVRCSRCKETWVAHAEDAIEEASVPAMAAASRADDQADLAEQWNSYAQDDGAADAPVVGSPSIASDWPDQEAADTEDEWSAAARSVEEEVGGEQHQSWFRGLFGRRRGARVRRPEATAAPRKSHFGLPTACAAMGALVLALVIWRGDMVRLLPQTAAFYRMVGLEVNLRALAFKDVKLSSETVDGKQVLVIEGVIVGQGKKPLDIPRLRFAVRDAQGAEIYAWNAVLEQTVLQPGERAFFRSRLASPPPEGRNIDVRFFNRRDIAGGSV; via the coding sequence ATGCATATCGTCTGCCCTCATTGTACGACATCCTACGCCATCAAGCCCGCGAGCCTTGGGGCGAACGGCCGGACCGTGCGCTGTTCCCGTTGCAAGGAAACGTGGGTCGCCCATGCCGAGGATGCCATCGAGGAGGCATCTGTGCCGGCCATGGCCGCGGCCAGCCGGGCCGACGACCAGGCCGATCTCGCCGAGCAATGGAACTCCTATGCCCAGGACGACGGAGCCGCTGACGCGCCTGTCGTTGGCAGCCCCTCGATCGCCAGCGACTGGCCGGACCAGGAAGCCGCCGACACCGAGGACGAATGGTCCGCGGCCGCCCGATCCGTTGAGGAGGAAGTCGGCGGCGAACAGCACCAGTCCTGGTTCCGTGGCCTGTTCGGCCGTCGCCGCGGCGCGCGAGTGCGCCGTCCGGAGGCCACGGCGGCCCCGCGAAAATCCCATTTCGGCCTGCCGACCGCCTGCGCCGCCATGGGCGCGCTGGTCCTGGCGCTGGTGATCTGGCGCGGCGACATGGTGCGGCTGCTGCCGCAGACGGCAGCCTTCTACAGGATGGTTGGCCTCGAAGTTAACCTGCGCGCACTCGCCTTCAAGGACGTCAAGCTCTCCAGCGAGACAGTAGACGGTAAGCAGGTGCTGGTGATCGAGGGCGTGATCGTGGGACAGGGCAAGAAGCCGCTCGACATTCCCCGCTTGCGCTTCGCAGTGCGCGACGCGCAAGGCGCGGAAATCTACGCCTGGAACGCCGTTCTGGAACAGACCGTGCTACAGCCCGGCGAGCGCGCCTTCTTCCGCTCGCGCCTGGCCTCGCCGCCGCCGGAGGGCCGCAATATCGACGTTCGCTTCTTCAACCGGCGCGACATCGCCGGCGGCAGCGTATAA